Part of the Leptospira hartskeerlii genome, CCTTGGTGGCAAACGGAAGTGCAAATATTGCAAGAGATACATCTCTTTTTTTCGGAGAAGATCCGGAACTTACTAAACTTAGCATAAATATGCATGAGTGCGGAAAGTGGGCAAAACATTCTGCACCAGATCCTGCCTGAAAACATGAAGTAAGCTCCGACTCCTACAACTCCGCCAAGAACTAAGTCTACAATTAAATCATAATATACTTTGATCGAATCCGCGCCGAATTCCAAAGGCCAAAAAAATTGTCCTGAACTTCCAATAAGTTTGGCTAAGGTGAGAATTGCTGCAATAAGTAAGATCCATTGACCGGAATGTTCTAATTTGTATGCCAATTTTCCGTGAGGCATTCTATTTCTATATTCGTCACCTAAGGTTTCTGCTAACCCGCCACAGGAACAGATCCAGCCGCAATAAGCTCCTTTTCCGAATTTGTAGACCAGATACGGGATGAGTCCGAAGCTCATTAGAAATCCATAAACTAACCAGAAAGTAGTGATTCCTCCATCGTATAGAACTCCCATGTTTAAAGGCCAAGCCAAAATGAAACCGTATGCTTTCCAGTAAGCTCCATCCGGGAAAACCTGAGTAAGTAGAAAACCATTAGAGGGACCTAATAGTCCTCTCTCCCCCAAGTAAGGAAGAATAATCTCAGGCAATAAAAAGAGTGGAAAGATCTGTATAAGGATTAGCGTGATCGTTTGTAATTTTATATATTGTGTCGGTCTGACCCAGATCCTTCTGATCCCGAAGAATAGAATGGTAGTAGAATATAGGACCGTATAATGGAAGCTCGGATATTTTGCGAATAAATAAGATCCTAAGTATTTGGCGCTTAAATACACTGCGGAGAAGTAAAGTGCGGCTGAGAGTAAATAAAGATTTTTGAATGTTCTCCATTTCAAAGAAGAGAATGTTTCTTTAGAGAATAAAAACCGGACAGAAAAAAGTGCAAATACAATTCCGGAACCTAATGCCACCCAAGAATACCAATAAGAAGCATAGAAGGAAGCCTTGGCGAAATATAGGAATAATGCGAAAGAAAATAGGGAAACGAATCCTATAACTTCTTTAGAGTCGAATGAGTTTCTGATCTTTATTCCTAATTTTTTCAGAAAGGAGATTGGTGCTTCCGAACCGATCAATACGAGAGAAGAATCTATTCTTTCTCTTCTTATTTTAGATCCTTGCTTTAGAAGAACTTGTTTAGATCCGAATTTTTCCAAGTTTGAGTTTGGAAGAAATCGGATCTTACTTTCTTGGATTGCTTTTTGGAATTTAAGTTTATTCTCTTCTTTTGGTCTCGAAATTTCGGATTCTCTATAAGACAAAGTAACGGAAGAAGAAACATCTACTAAGGAAAGTGCGGCTTCTATTGCGCTATCTCCTCCTCCTACTACCAAAGTATTTTGTCCTTGGAAGTCTTTTGGATCTATCAGTCTATGGAAAACGTTTTCCCCGTCTTCTCCTGGAACTCCTAAACGTCTGCTGTCTCCTGATTTTCCGATCGCGAGTAGAACATACGAAGAATGGAACTTTTTCCCAGATTCAGTTTGGATCTCGAATCCATGCTCAGGTCCTTTGGAAGAAAGAACGGATTCTACCTTCTCTCCGGTTAAAATTGGAAGTTTATGCTTTTTTAATATTGATTCCAAAGACGTCAGAAGATCTTCTTTGGTTGTATCCTTAATTCGGATAGGAGAATCCACTTCTAGTTCGGAAGGTTCCGCAAAGATAGGTTTTCCTTTTGGATAACTTGTGATTGTATGAAATGGTTGGTTTGCTTCTAAAATAAGAAAGTCCAGGCCATTCTTCTTTGCTTCGATACCTGCTGCGATCCCGGAAGGGCCTGCACCTACGATCAAAACATCCAGGTTACCCTTTGTTTTCTTTTTAGGCTTTCGAAGAATATTCCGGATCGCAGAAACTCCGCTCTGCACGGAATATTTTAAGAGAGGAATACCTGTTAGATCTCCGGAGATATAGATACCTGGTATGGAGCTCACGAATTCTAAATTTGTTTCCGGATATTTTTCGGCTTCGCCTTGAGGAGCGTTATTATTCAACCAATCAAAATATTTAGGAACAAAGGATAATAGGCTCATAACTACTTCAGATATTAGAAATCGGCTTGCCCGTTCTGATCTAAAAAGAAAACTCCTGCTTACGTGGATTTCTTGCAAGGATTCAATACAAAAAACCGACTTTTCTATTTTATCACTGCGGCGCTCGGCCTTATGGGATTCTGCATCTCCTTAGGAAGAGTGGCGGTTGATCCCAGACTTGCTGACTTCTTTTATAACTCTGATTCTCTTTTTTTTTCCGTAATTTACCAGGAACTTTTTCTAAAATCCGGAGCAAACTTTTTAACTTCTTTGAACGGTTTCGGTTGGACCCCAGCTTTATATTTTTTCCCTGATTTAGTCCAGTATTTTGCACTTAGGACCATTTTTTTATCAATGGAGAATGGTGGCTGGGAACTGACCCATTTATCTTATTCTGCATTCCAATGGATCTTTCTTTTGTCCGGGATTTTATTTCTTTTGCAGAAGTTTTTGAAAGAAAAAATTTCATATGAAAAGGCAGGTTTAGTTTTAGCTTTCGGATTCTCAATAGGGAGCATATTAATTTTATTTAAACAAGATCTATTTGTATTTTTGCCAGGGTTTCATGGCGGGAATTTAGCAGTTCTCTGCTGGGCCTGGGGATTTTTTTACCAATGGGAGAGGTCGAACTCTAAGAAAAACTTTGCTTTGGTTGTCGGAGCGGCTTTCTTATTTTCTTTAAGTGATCTTCTTTTTGTTCCTTATTTCCTGATCCCTACTTTAAGTTTACATATTTTTGATTGGTTGCTTAGAGAAAGATCCATCCATAGGTTTCAAAAAATCACATATATTTACTCTCCTGTGTTTTTGGGTATTGTAGCTTCCAGGGTCGTATTTCAAATTTTACGCAAAAACAGTTTCATATTTTTCCCTGGGACTGCTTCTCCTAAAAAAATAGGAGAAGCGATCGCTACTTGGAACTGGGAAAATTTTTTACATTCCTTCTCTTATTTATGCAGGGAGAATTGGATTTATCTTGTCCTGATCATTTTATTTTTCGGCATCTTAAAGTTTTTACCTAAAAAGGAAGAAGGAGAAGACTTAAATAAACCGGTTTATCTCTTTTTGATTCTCGGGATTTTAGTTCCTTTCATTTTTCTAATATATGGATTTATTTTCGGGCTAACCGGGAAGTCAGGCATCCAAGGTATAGATAGATATTTTGGAGAGATCCTTCTTGGATTTTTAGGGATTGGAGTTCTTTGTATTTTAAGGATTTCAGATATTCCTGTACTACGATTTGGATTAGGAGTTATATTCTCTCTTGGAACACTTTTTGGGATCTTCTCCTCTTATTCCAAGGGTTTGGGGCTAACCTATTACCCAGCGAAGGTTGCCTGCTTAGACGAACTTACCGACAGATATCATTTGAGGCGGGGAGTTGCCAGTTTTTGGTACGTTAGACCGATGAGGATCTTTTCTAAGAAGGGTTTAGAGCCTGACGATTATCTTTATGATCTAATGTTATTCTATTGGCAGAATAATTTGAACTGGTTCGAAAGAGAAAATCCTCCTTATACTTTTGCGATCGTAGACGGCGTTGATGAAAAGATTGTAAGGAAGAAATTAGGAGAACCAATTTCTATTTCTTACTGTGATAAGATTCCGATCTATATATTTGCAAATCCGGAAAAAAGTTTGGAGTTTGTAAAGGAGAATCGAGGTAAGATCGAACTCTGGAAATTTTCCACTTCCAGATATTAAGATTTTGGTTCTTTTCCGGCTGTAGAGATCAAAATCGGCAAATGGATATTTGCCGATGATTTCATACATTATATCCGGAATTTTCTAATTTGAAATATTCCGGAGTATACGTTATTTACTCGGATCTATCCTTAAGATTTGACCTGCACCAAAGTCGGCTATATAAACGGAACCTCTTGCGTCTTTTCCAAAACTGGAAATTAATACTGGCCATTTTCCGAGAGAATACGCTTCTTTTACAGAGCTTCCGTCTTTAGGAAGATCAATTGCCCAAATCCTACCGGATACGAAATCACCGAAAACATATTTACCGTGAAGATCTCCGATACGATCATTAGTAACTACATAACCACCGGTGATCGAACTTCCATCTTCTCTTCCATATTCGTAGATCGGATCGGTTAAACCTTTTTTATCGCAGTCTATTTTAGGTTCGAAACAATGAGTGGCTTCCATTTTATTCCAACCGTAATTTTTTCCTGCTTCTACTATATCAACTTCTTCGAATAGATCTTGGCCCACATCTGCGATGATCAATCTTCCGGAAGGATCGAAAGAATACCTCCACGGGTTTCTGAAACCGTAAGCGAATGTTTCCGGTTTGAATGCAGGATCTTTTAAGAAAGGATTATCATTTGGAACGGAATATTCTTTGCCTGGATCTTTTGAGTTTACATCCACTCTCAGAACGGAGCCTAAGAATGTGGAAGGATTTTGTCCGTTACCTTTAGGATCTCCCATCCATCCTCCGTCTCCCCAAGCGATATATAGCATACCGTCTTTTCCGAATGCCAATTGGCCAGCGTTATGATTTCCGTAAGGTTGTTTGACTTCCATCAAGATCCTTTCTTTGGAAAGTTTTGCCTTTTTTGGATCTTTCGGAAGATCTATAGTCCATTCTGAAACTCTGCTTGTTTCTCCATTCTTCTTTGCTACGTAGTTCAAATACAGAAGCGGTTTTTCCGGGAATTCTGGATGGAGAACCACACCTAAAAGTCCTTGTTCTGAGTCTGTAGAAATTCCATCAAGTTTTAGTAATATACCTGAACTTCCGTCTTTTGGATCCAACCATTTTAAGGCTCCGGTTTTTTCTGCTACTAAGAAGATATCAGGGCCGGGGATCATGAGCAGATCGACCGGCTGTTCGAATCCTTTTCCGATCGTAGTAAGGCCGATCTTGACCTTTTTTCTTTTTTCATCGTTTTGATTGAAGACCGCAACCATCCCGGATTCTTTTCCTTCTGCTTTGTATTTTGCCATGTCGTCCACATTGGCTACCAACAAACGCCGTATGTCGTCGCAGGAGATTGTGAAGAATAGTATTGAAATTGCCGGAATTAGAAAGGATCTACAGAAGGAAAGTTTCATGATCCGAATTCTTCATTCGAATCGGTTTAGATCCAGCTTTTTTTGTAGGACCTTAATCTGAATTAGATCTTGATTTAGCCGTTGGAATCGTTCCAAACCGAAACTTTTATCTCCCCGGATTTGAATTTTTGAATCGTTATCTCCGAAGGTAGATTGCCGAATATATGAGTGGTCGGATTCAAGTAATCCATAAATAGTTCGTAACGAAAATGATCCGTTTCTTTTTCATATTGAAATACGAATTGTTTTCTGCTTTTCCTGGATTTGTCTTTAGGAGGAAGAAACACATCATCGTTCGAAAGATATTTTACTGCGTCGAATGATTTAGCATGAAGATTATCTTCATATGTTTTTCCTAATTTCCATTCTTGAAGAAAAATTCCCTCTTTAGTTAGAATTCTAAATCTCAGAGATCTAAAAAGGTCTCCTGTGGGAAAAGAATGGGCGATTCCATTTGCAAAAATAGAAACTGTATAAGTAAATTTGGAATTTCTTTCCATACTTACCGTAAAGGAATCCTCCAATTTTTTATGGCTATGTCCTCCCGGAAAAGTATGAGATTTCGAAGTATTCGAGAGAAGATGGCAAGATTGGCATTTTTTTTTGCCGTACCAGTCGGATTGTTTCCATTCTTCCAGAGTATTTTGCATAGGAAGCTTTGAATAAGAAACGAAATCTTTTTTTTTCAGAATGGATTCTTTGTCTGGAAAATTGAATTGGTGACAGTTTCCGCAAAATTCCTCGGAGGCAAGGAGTTTCACTTCTTTATACGTATGAAAATTCGTTTTGGACTCGGGAACTTCGCTGACCAAAATTTTTCCTTCTCTAACATGACAGGTGATGCAGGAAACTCCATCCTCTTTTTGAAGTCGAAGGGAAGGATTTGTGACATCCGAGTTGGAATCTAAAAAAGGAGCATGGCAATTTAGACACCAGCTCATCGGCTCTTTCTGATGGCTTTGTTGATATAAGGGATTGGAGAAGGCTTGGCTATGCCTAGAAGTTTTCCAATTTTCGAAAATCGTTTTATGACAGGTTCCGCAGTCCGAGCTCTTTTCGAGTCGGTTGCCGTTTTCGGAATTTCGAGTGGAGTCCGATCTTAAATCGAAATAAATCGGATAAACTCCATTCGAAAAACGTAAAGTTTCTAGATCATCTTTCTTCTTGCATCCGAAAATAAGGTTTAATATAAGAATATAAAGAAAAAGGAATACGAACCTATTTGACAAGGGTTACTTTTCCCTGGGAATATTTATATTTTTTTATTTTCTTTCCTTGGGTAATTATTATATAAGGGGGAGATTCTTCCAAATGACAATACTCGATCTCAGTATCACCATCACTTGTCGACCCATCGCAGGCCGTCATGTCCGACTGGGACATACTGAAAAATTCCTTTAAAGTATTTCCGGATCGATGATAATATTTTGTTTCGCTATCGGAGCGAAAAGAGTTCACCACTTTCCATTCATAGACACCGTCTCCATCTAGATCAATCTTCGAGGAGGGATCGATATTATCCAAGAGAAGAAAATATCCTGAAGAATTTTTCAGATACAATTGTTGTATGGATCTTCTTTCCTTATTAAAATTATCATCGTATGTATCGTAGGATACTTCGTACAATGTTTCTCCGGAGTTTGAAGGTTGATTTATTTCCGTAACGGAAAGAGTAGACACATCTTCCAAAGGATTTTCTTGTTTTGAAAGATATTGAAGTAATTTTTGATCAAAACTGATGCCATATTTTTTCTTGGACCATTCAAACATAGTTTCGTTCGAATATTCCAAATCCGGTTCGGCTATCCAAAAACTGACACATCCAAAATCGTCCCGAGACACATCCGAATACCCGTAAAAATGTCGATTTCCTTTATAATATACGACCCCGTTCAATTTTGTTTTTTCAACCGCGACTAAATACATGTCTTGGATCTTTGGGTTTTGCCCTTCCATTCCTCTGTCGCAGGAATTTTTCCCGTCCCATTTTGCTTTTTCGGGAATTGCCCAAAGGGTTGCATTTGGATTTCGTATAACGATAAAACCGGTGACGGGATCGCCGGTGAATTCGGAATCATCTTTAAATGTTTCAGGCGGGTATTTTAAAAATCCTGCAAAACTGAAACCTCGCTTTCCGGAAGGTGAAACGATTTCCACCCAACCGTCGTATTTGCCGTCTATTTTTATGTTAAACGGAGTTTTTCCTTGGACAGTTACTTCGGTCCCGTTTGGAAGCATTTCTAAAATTTCGCCTAAAAGAGAAGGGGTTGCTCTAAGTCTTAATGAGCTTGCATTTACGATCATATTTCCTGAAGTA contains:
- a CDS encoding NAD(P)-binding domain-containing protein, with protein sequence MSLLSFVPKYFDWLNNNAPQGEAEKYPETNLEFVSSIPGIYISGDLTGIPLLKYSVQSGVSAIRNILRKPKKKTKGNLDVLIVGAGPSGIAAGIEAKKNGLDFLILEANQPFHTITSYPKGKPIFAEPSELEVDSPIRIKDTTKEDLLTSLESILKKHKLPILTGEKVESVLSSKGPEHGFEIQTESGKKFHSSYVLLAIGKSGDSRRLGVPGEDGENVFHRLIDPKDFQGQNTLVVGGGDSAIEAALSLVDVSSSVTLSYRESEISRPKEENKLKFQKAIQESKIRFLPNSNLEKFGSKQVLLKQGSKIRRERIDSSLVLIGSEAPISFLKKLGIKIRNSFDSKEVIGFVSLFSFALFLYFAKASFYASYWYSWVALGSGIVFALFSVRFLFSKETFSSLKWRTFKNLYLLSAALYFSAVYLSAKYLGSYLFAKYPSFHYTVLYSTTILFFGIRRIWVRPTQYIKLQTITLILIQIFPLFLLPEIILPYLGERGLLGPSNGFLLTQVFPDGAYWKAYGFILAWPLNMGVLYDGGITTFWLVYGFLMSFGLIPYLVYKFGKGAYCGWICSCGGLAETLGDEYRNRMPHGKLAYKLEHSGQWILLIAAILTLAKLIGSSGQFFWPLEFGADSIKVYYDLIVDLVLGGVVGVGAYFMFSGRIWCRMFCPLSALMHIYAKFSKFRIFSEKKRCISCNICTSVCHQGIDVMNYANKGRPMDSVQCVRCSACVVNCPTQVLSFGKLEKSGPVLDRLKAVL
- a CDS encoding PQQ-dependent sugar dehydrogenase, with protein sequence MKLSFCRSFLIPAISILFFTISCDDIRRLLVANVDDMAKYKAEGKESGMVAVFNQNDEKRKKVKIGLTTIGKGFEQPVDLLMIPGPDIFLVAEKTGALKWLDPKDGSSGILLKLDGISTDSEQGLLGVVLHPEFPEKPLLYLNYVAKKNGETSRVSEWTIDLPKDPKKAKLSKERILMEVKQPYGNHNAGQLAFGKDGMLYIAWGDGGWMGDPKGNGQNPSTFLGSVLRVDVNSKDPGKEYSVPNDNPFLKDPAFKPETFAYGFRNPWRYSFDPSGRLIIADVGQDLFEEVDIVEAGKNYGWNKMEATHCFEPKIDCDKKGLTDPIYEYGREDGSSITGGYVVTNDRIGDLHGKYVFGDFVSGRIWAIDLPKDGSSVKEAYSLGKWPVLISSFGKDARGSVYIADFGAGQILRIDPSK
- a CDS encoding multiheme c-type cytochrome; translated protein: MSNRFVFLFLYILILNLIFGCKKKDDLETLRFSNGVYPIYFDLRSDSTRNSENGNRLEKSSDCGTCHKTIFENWKTSRHSQAFSNPLYQQSHQKEPMSWCLNCHAPFLDSNSDVTNPSLRLQKEDGVSCITCHVREGKILVSEVPESKTNFHTYKEVKLLASEEFCGNCHQFNFPDKESILKKKDFVSYSKLPMQNTLEEWKQSDWYGKKKCQSCHLLSNTSKSHTFPGGHSHKKLEDSFTVSMERNSKFTYTVSIFANGIAHSFPTGDLFRSLRFRILTKEGIFLQEWKLGKTYEDNLHAKSFDAVKYLSNDDVFLPPKDKSRKSRKQFVFQYEKETDHFRYELFMDYLNPTTHIFGNLPSEITIQKFKSGEIKVSVWNDSNG
- a CDS encoding SH3 domain-containing protein; this translates as MKRKRIFIFLFISLTFCFCKKAEPIGKGYVLQSGLCLHSSHQLQSECLEKLEAGSVVQILKYQIPDTELKENLFWYLVNSGKNQGYISMNEEVTRNMFASIFPSTSGNMIVNASSLRLRATPSLLGEILEMLPNGTEVTVQGKTPFNIKIDGKYDGWVEIVSPSGKRGFSFAGFLKYPPETFKDDSEFTGDPVTGFIVIRNPNATLWAIPEKAKWDGKNSCDRGMEGQNPKIQDMYLVAVEKTKLNGVVYYKGNRHFYGYSDVSRDDFGCVSFWIAEPDLEYSNETMFEWSKKKYGISFDQKLLQYLSKQENPLEDVSTLSVTEINQPSNSGETLYEVSYDTYDDNFNKERRSIQQLYLKNSSGYFLLLDNIDPSSKIDLDGDGVYEWKVVNSFRSDSETKYYHRSGNTLKEFFSMSQSDMTACDGSTSDGDTEIEYCHLEESPPYIIITQGKKIKKYKYSQGKVTLVK